The sequence below is a genomic window from Haloferax mediterranei ATCC 33500.
AGGCGTACCTCTACGGCGACGACCTGCTTCGCCTCAAGATGCGGGACTTCGACCGCGGTCGCCTCGAACTCCTCTTGGAAGTCGGCGACATCAAGCGCGCACACATCGCCGCGCAGGAGCACGTCCCGGACGCGCCCGGTCGCCCGCCGAACTTCGCGATGATGCTCCGTAATCGGCTCAGCGGGGCCGACTTCGCGGGCGTCGAACAGTACGAGTTCGACCGCATCCTCACGTTCACGTTCGAACGCGGTGACGAGAACACGAAAATCGTCGTCGAACTGTTCGGACAGGGCAACATCGCGGTGCTCGATGAGACGGGCGAAGTCGTCCGCAGTCTGGAGACGGTGCGCCTCAAATCGCGAACCGTCGCACCGGGGTCGCAGTACGAGTATCCGTCCTCTCGACTCGACCCCCTTACCATCAGCCGAGACGCGCTCGGTCGCCACATGGAGCAGTCGGATACCGACGTGGTTCGAACCATCGCAACGCAACTGAATCTCGGTGGCCTCTACGCCGAAGAGTTGTGTACCCGTGCTGGCGTCGAAAAGACCCTCGATATCGCCGACGCGACAGACGACCACTACGACGCTATCTACGACGCAATCGTCAACCTTCGACAGCAAGTCCGCTCCGGCGAGTTCGACCCACGGCTCTACACCGACGACGACGATGCGGTCGTGGACGTGACGCCGTTCCCGCTGCAGGAACACCAGAACGCGGGACTCGACGAAGAGGCGTACGACACGTTCAACGAGGCACTCGACGAGTACTTCTTCCGTCTCGATTTGACCGCGGACGAGCAAGAAGCCACGTCGAACCGCCCCGACTTCGAGGAACAAATCGCCAAGCAAGAACGCATCATCGAGCAGCAAAAACAGGCCATCGAGGGCTTCGACGAGCAAGCAAACGAGGAGCGCGAGCGCGCCGAACTCCTCTATGCGAACTACGACCTCGTCGACGACGTGCTCTCGACGGTCCGCGAGGCCCGCGAACAGGGCGTCCCGTGGGACGACATCGCCGTGACGCTCGACGAAGGCGCAGAACAGGGCATTCCCGCTGCGGAGGCCGTCACGAACGTCGACGGCGCGAACGGCACTGTCACCATCAAACTCGACGACGCGACTGTCACCCTCGACGTGTCGATGGGCGTCGAAAAGAACGCTGACCGACTGTACACGGAAGCAAAGCGCATCCAAGAGAAAAAACAGGGCGCGCTCGCGGCCATCGAAGACACCCGCGAGGAACTGGAGGCAGCAAAGCGCCGCCGTGACGAGTGGGAGGCGGACGACCAAGAAGACGAGAGCGACGAAGACGAAGAACCGGAAGAGACCGATTGGCTCTCGCTCGACTCGGTGCCGGTCAAGTCGACGGAACACTGGTTCGAACGGTTCCGCTGGTTCCACACGTCCAGCGGCTACCTCGTCGTCGGCGGCCGCAACGCCGACCAAAACGAGGAGTTGGTGAAGAAGTACATGAGCAAACACGACCGCTTCTTCCACACGCAGGCCCACGGCGGGCCGGTCACACTCCTCAAGGCCACGGGACCGAGCGAACCCGCACAGAAGGTCGACTTCTCGGAAGAGACGCTTCAGGAGGCCGCGCAGTTCGCCGTTTCGTACTCCTCCATCTGGAAGGAAGGTCGGTTCGCGGACGACGCCTACATGGTCGAACCGTCACAGGTGTCGAAGACGCCCGAATCCGGCGAGTACATCGAAAAAGGGAGTTTTGTCATCCGCGGCGACCGTCGGTACTTCGAAGACGTGCCCGCGAAAGTCGCCGTCGGCATCCAGTGCGAAGACGAGACGCGAGTCATCGGTGGCCCACCGTCTGCCATCGAGACGCGCGCGGAGACGATGCTGACGCTCACCCCCGGGCAGTACGCCCAAAACGACGCTGCGAAGTTGTGCTACCGCCGACTACGCGAGCGCTTCGCCGACAAATCGTTCGTTAGAAAAATCGCATCACCCGACCAGATTCAGGAGTTCCTCCCACCGGGCGGGAGCGACATCGTAGACGGGTAATCGGCGAGTAGAGGGGTTGAAAGACCCGGTTTCGGGATTAATTCTCAATTATTCTGTTGAGACTAGTACAAGATTATATACTTTCTCGGCGTAATGTTCGCCCGAGCGCGTGTGTCACATACTAACGGGAACTCGGCTCGATGTCCCGTGGTTCGGTGACTGCGCTCGGTGATTCCAATGCTTTCAGAATCAATCGACTACCCCAGAAACGGAGAGGACTGGGTAAAGACGGTCCTCATCGGCGGTGTACTCACACTGTTGAGCGGCTTGATTATCCCGATGTTCCTCGTCATCGGGTACCTGCTTCGGGTCGTTCGCGCGACTATGAAGGGTGACGAGGAACCCCCCGTGTTCGACGAGTGGGGTGATATGACCATCGACGGTCTGAAGGGCTTCGTCATCGCGTTCGTGTATAGCCTCGTCCCAGCGCTCATTGCCGGCGTCTTCGGCTTTGCAGGCATTATGAGTGCCGTCGCCGGTAACGGCTCGCAGACGGCGGGCATCTTCGGCGGCATCGTTGCACTCGTCGGCCTCCTGGTCGCGTTCGTCCTCGGCCTCATCGCCGCCTACATCATCCCGGCAGCGCTGTCGAACTACGCCGAGACCGACCGCATCGGTGCGGCCTTCGACTTCGGGACACTTCGACCG
It includes:
- a CDS encoding DUF4013 domain-containing protein — its product is MLSESIDYPRNGEDWVKTVLIGGVLTLLSGLIIPMFLVIGYLLRVVRATMKGDEEPPVFDEWGDMTIDGLKGFVIAFVYSLVPALIAGVFGFAGIMSAVAGNGSQTAGIFGGIVALVGLLVAFVLGLIAAYIIPAALSNYAETDRIGAAFDFGTLRPILTSGKYATAWLMAFVVLFAATVAISILNVIPFVGFIIGTIAGPFVTFYAAIAAYYIIGRTWGDLHDIEMMDEGGTTGEQPAV
- the rqcH gene encoding ribosome rescue protein RqcH, encoding MDPKRELTSVDLAALVTEMNRYEGAKVDKAYLYGDDLLRLKMRDFDRGRLELLLEVGDIKRAHIAAQEHVPDAPGRPPNFAMMLRNRLSGADFAGVEQYEFDRILTFTFERGDENTKIVVELFGQGNIAVLDETGEVVRSLETVRLKSRTVAPGSQYEYPSSRLDPLTISRDALGRHMEQSDTDVVRTIATQLNLGGLYAEELCTRAGVEKTLDIADATDDHYDAIYDAIVNLRQQVRSGEFDPRLYTDDDDAVVDVTPFPLQEHQNAGLDEEAYDTFNEALDEYFFRLDLTADEQEATSNRPDFEEQIAKQERIIEQQKQAIEGFDEQANEERERAELLYANYDLVDDVLSTVREAREQGVPWDDIAVTLDEGAEQGIPAAEAVTNVDGANGTVTIKLDDATVTLDVSMGVEKNADRLYTEAKRIQEKKQGALAAIEDTREELEAAKRRRDEWEADDQEDESDEDEEPEETDWLSLDSVPVKSTEHWFERFRWFHTSSGYLVVGGRNADQNEELVKKYMSKHDRFFHTQAHGGPVTLLKATGPSEPAQKVDFSEETLQEAAQFAVSYSSIWKEGRFADDAYMVEPSQVSKTPESGEYIEKGSFVIRGDRRYFEDVPAKVAVGIQCEDETRVIGGPPSAIETRAETMLTLTPGQYAQNDAAKLCYRRLRERFADKSFVRKIASPDQIQEFLPPGGSDIVDG